In the genome of Telluria beijingensis, one region contains:
- a CDS encoding caspase family protein encodes MMTSREWLLLALLAFLGMTHACAEPGSRAARVLDAESKIALVIGNARYVEAAPLKNSGNDATDMCAALKKLGFEVICKLDVASKREFKDAVFEFTGKINQRTVALFYYAGHGLQVDGINYLIPVNAQARTKTDIEDESIQINYLMSELETRQAALNIFFIDACRDNPFSNPIRGYVPMMGLASQLYAPRNSIITMSTGAGQTSFDGEGRNGTFTKNLLQHLPVPRQSIEEMLKAVGSGTRADASRVRLQQDPQITSSFTEKFCFGGCATAQPAPDDGLLAAKKAELDRLQATIAQTRAKQAELDAQQAQLLAKRQELDKLRQGLDNVASQQEELQRRQAEVSQREREVVRLDNELKASTEKFKELEAVRLGLQRKQEEVEQMRKSLALQQAKVEATNQELATRAIKPPEKKAPPISVVPAF; translated from the coding sequence ATGATGACCTCACGTGAGTGGTTGCTGCTGGCATTGCTGGCATTTCTTGGAATGACACACGCATGCGCCGAGCCCGGCAGCAGGGCTGCCCGCGTGCTCGATGCCGAATCGAAGATTGCGCTGGTCATCGGTAATGCGCGCTATGTCGAAGCGGCGCCGTTAAAGAATTCCGGCAATGACGCGACCGATATGTGCGCGGCGCTCAAGAAACTTGGATTCGAAGTCATTTGCAAGCTGGACGTCGCTTCCAAGCGGGAATTCAAGGACGCAGTGTTCGAATTCACGGGCAAGATCAATCAGCGGACAGTCGCGCTGTTCTACTATGCCGGCCATGGCTTGCAGGTGGACGGCATCAATTACCTGATCCCGGTGAATGCCCAGGCGCGCACCAAGACGGATATCGAAGATGAAAGTATCCAGATCAATTACCTGATGAGCGAGCTGGAAACTCGCCAGGCAGCACTCAACATCTTTTTCATCGATGCCTGCCGCGATAATCCGTTTTCCAATCCGATTCGTGGCTATGTCCCGATGATGGGGCTGGCGTCGCAATTGTACGCACCGCGTAACAGCATCATTACGATGTCCACCGGCGCCGGGCAGACTTCATTCGATGGCGAGGGCCGGAACGGCACGTTCACCAAGAACCTGCTCCAGCACCTGCCGGTACCGAGGCAGTCGATCGAGGAAATGCTCAAGGCAGTCGGCAGTGGAACGCGTGCCGACGCCAGCCGGGTGCGGCTGCAGCAGGATCCTCAAATCACGAGCTCGTTCACCGAAAAATTCTGCTTTGGCGGTTGCGCTACCGCGCAACCGGCTCCCGACGACGGTTTGCTGGCGGCTAAAAAGGCAGAGCTGGATCGGCTGCAGGCGACCATCGCGCAAACCAGGGCCAAGCAGGCCGAATTGGATGCCCAGCAAGCCCAGTTGCTGGCCAAGCGCCAGGAGCTCGACAAACTCCGCCAAGGCCTCGATAACGTCGCTTCACAACAGGAAGAACTCCAGCGCCGGCAGGCCGAAGTCTCGCAGCGCGAACGTGAGGTCGTCCGGCTCGATAACGAGCTCAAGGCCTCCACCGAAAAATTCAAGGAGCTCGAAGCCGTGCGCCTTGGCCTGCAGCGCAAGCAGGAAGAAGTTGAACAGATGCGCAAGTCCCTGGCCCTGCAGCAGGCGAAAGTAGAAGCCACGAACCAGGAGTTGGCAACCAGGGCGATCAAGCCGCCGGAGAAGAAAGCGCCACCTATTTCAGTCGTACCTGCTTTTTGA
- a CDS encoding YDG domain-containing protein, with protein MNQPSARKAAKSARPARLAPRVLAASLVAAFGAAPGLGLAQTPVLPTGLQVVQGTAPTYNSDGLMTVNNSNGAVLNWDSFSIGVGGTVNFVQPGSDSKVLNRVVGNNPSEIFGSLRSNGEVWLVNPHGVVFGRDAQINVGALVASTLGVTDNDFMNGRLRFGGDAAAASAGQVLNQAEISTLGGRVLLVGGSVQNEGVIRTPDGKIVLAAGRDIEMVDSGVPNITVRVTAPGNNAVNLGELLASNGSVDLHGAMVNQQGIVRADSLSSRAGRVTLRALGDITLGIDSQTSADGIEGGAAGSVVVESVFERNEVLGGVTAVSDSAAGGQVHLLGREVHVSSSERGIDASGETKGGQVLIGGSAGGADPSVPNAETVFVDYWTSIRANANSWDEGDGGEIVIRSDGATSVYGGLEVRGGMYGGTGGRIETTGLELDLRPSWVEGRGRWGGGEWLIHGGELSVIQDYDEARLPAMRLAEGESTVSNRAIASALGDGMRVKLKAGGHGPQAQSGNIRVAASIEIGDAPGSGPALELEADNDIDVDSDVRIGFGAYSTQISMIADADESGSGDLRLEPGVQIDIGSGNLLLSGRSVTLNGVSIATGWDWGSGAIAISGANVSITNGSVLEAGGRLGVHATNGITLTDSRLASSAWDDHALVLSSATLDTSGSELDASRSRWLVYLDSVPEAFMAEEFDRLGYQFVQVGAGYGDGTELAQSGPGVHGVIVRDDMDVEIKVDARREYNGGTRADFSQALSHDAAPGFAVEQMGEGSFVGEFEDRNAGLDKTVSIGDSEPPFALTTTTGQRVYGAGTRYVADITPKQLTATGLAALDKVYDATRNATLSGTLSGIVGDDDVSLLGASALFADKNVGAGKTVTVTGGALGGADGANYVLGEIVLEADITPRTIGAAGLAALDKVYDGSRAATVTGALSGALGEDDVRLVGASGLFDDKNAGAGKAVTISGGALGGEDARNYVLADGPLVARASITPRLLDASGLSAQDKVYDGTRNATIGGSLAGVLAGDSVNLTGATGLFEDKNAGAGKVVTVGGATLGGADAGNYRLAAGSSVRASITPRAIAASSLSAQDKVYDGTRDATVSGALSGVLAGDSVRLDGASGLFDDKNAGQGKTVTITGGVLGGADAGNYRLDGAGSGTAQANITPRAISASGLAALDKVYDGTRDATLTGSLSGVLAGDSVSLDGATGQFSDKNAGAGKTVTVSGALLGGADAGNYTLDAPADLRASITPRQIAVSGLQALDKVYDGSRDATVEGTLAGAVAGDEVSLTASGEFDTRNVGAGKTVTVSGALAGADAANYRVDLPATASADVTHRSLDIVVTGAVSREYDATTGASLAADGFALQGVVAGDRLAVRGPAQGSFADGNAGQGKLVTASGEFEISGEAASNYRVGGVALGGATNRVVASASGNVGTITPATLVYQANPGTSLGGLAGNALGGTVTGFKGGDNLANSTSGELQWTSPVNPVTAPGAHPIYGGGLSSQNYVLVQAPANATALELRPGIPAGAPQQRAQEAGTQAINSAVREALPTIDPRAISGALFDRSNPAAERAFAPLQIGAMNQNELAALMAQRRDFKRKLFADAVYKLSIDPSLADVQPCATAEEARAGTCRITQAQLALLHAARDQAASVANAAAPAAGARARHASLPQIERKIAVLVGINSYGDKDIPQLENAIPDADGVGRVFAEKLGYEVRVAKNPDKAGIIGMLNNLAAEVGGNDSVVIYFAGHGYSLEENGAGYWLAADSMASDPKGWISNSDIAQLLSSMRSKQMTLISDSCYSGAFAREGLGAVGKNVTADDVLAKRSVVVLSSGGDEPVADEGKGGHSIFAWNLMQVVNTVTAWTPGSTVFADVQAGVRKEFPQTPKYGSLTAAGHQAGGDYLFEQRSN; from the coding sequence ATGAACCAGCCATCCGCACGCAAGGCCGCCAAGTCGGCCCGCCCTGCCCGTCTCGCACCGCGCGTGCTGGCGGCGTCCCTCGTTGCGGCTTTCGGCGCGGCGCCGGGCCTGGGCCTGGCCCAGACGCCGGTGCTGCCGACCGGGCTGCAGGTGGTCCAGGGCACCGCGCCCACGTACAACAGCGACGGACTGATGACCGTCAACAATTCGAACGGCGCGGTGCTGAACTGGGATTCGTTCTCGATCGGCGTCGGCGGCACCGTGAATTTCGTGCAGCCCGGTTCTGACAGCAAGGTGCTCAACCGCGTGGTTGGCAACAACCCAAGCGAAATCTTCGGCAGCTTGCGCTCGAACGGCGAAGTGTGGCTGGTCAACCCGCATGGCGTGGTGTTCGGCCGCGATGCGCAGATCAACGTCGGCGCCCTGGTGGCGTCGACCCTGGGCGTCACCGACAACGACTTCATGAATGGCCGCCTGCGCTTCGGCGGCGACGCCGCGGCCGCCAGCGCCGGCCAGGTGCTGAACCAGGCCGAGATATCTACCTTGGGCGGGCGCGTGCTGCTGGTCGGCGGCTCGGTGCAGAACGAGGGCGTGATCCGCACGCCGGACGGCAAGATCGTGCTGGCGGCCGGACGCGACATCGAGATGGTCGACTCGGGCGTGCCCAACATCACCGTCCGCGTGACAGCGCCGGGCAATAACGCCGTCAACCTGGGGGAACTGCTCGCTTCCAACGGCAGCGTCGACCTGCACGGCGCGATGGTCAACCAGCAAGGCATCGTGCGCGCCGACAGCCTGTCCTCGCGCGCCGGCCGCGTGACGCTGCGCGCCCTGGGCGACATCACGCTAGGCATCGACAGCCAGACCAGCGCCGATGGGATCGAAGGCGGTGCCGCCGGCAGCGTGGTGGTGGAATCGGTTTTCGAGCGCAATGAGGTACTGGGCGGCGTGACGGCTGTCAGCGACAGCGCTGCCGGTGGCCAGGTGCATCTGCTGGGGCGCGAGGTCCACGTGTCGTCGTCCGAGCGCGGCATCGATGCCTCCGGCGAGACCAAGGGCGGCCAGGTGCTGATCGGCGGTTCCGCCGGCGGCGCCGATCCGTCGGTGCCCAATGCCGAGACGGTCTTTGTCGATTACTGGACGTCGATCCGGGCCAACGCCAATTCGTGGGACGAAGGCGACGGCGGCGAGATCGTGATCCGCTCCGATGGCGCGACCAGCGTATACGGCGGGCTGGAAGTACGGGGCGGCATGTATGGCGGGACCGGCGGCCGCATCGAGACCACCGGCCTGGAACTCGACCTGCGCCCGAGCTGGGTCGAGGGCCGCGGCCGCTGGGGCGGCGGCGAGTGGCTGATCCATGGCGGCGAGCTGAGCGTGATCCAGGACTATGACGAGGCCCGCCTGCCCGCCATGCGCCTGGCAGAGGGCGAATCGACGGTCTCGAACCGCGCGATCGCCTCGGCGCTCGGCGACGGCATGCGGGTCAAGCTGAAAGCCGGCGGCCATGGCCCGCAGGCGCAGAGCGGCAACATCCGGGTCGCGGCCAGCATCGAGATCGGCGACGCACCCGGCTCCGGTCCGGCGCTCGAGCTGGAAGCGGACAACGATATCGACGTCGACAGCGACGTCCGGATCGGCTTCGGCGCCTATTCGACGCAGATATCGATGATCGCCGACGCCGACGAAAGCGGCAGCGGCGACCTGCGGCTGGAACCCGGCGTCCAGATCGATATCGGCAGCGGGAACCTGCTCCTGAGCGGCCGCAGCGTCACGCTCAACGGGGTGTCGATCGCGACCGGCTGGGACTGGGGCAGCGGCGCGATCGCGATCTCGGGCGCCAACGTCTCGATCACCAACGGCTCGGTCCTCGAAGCGGGCGGCAGGCTGGGCGTACACGCCACCAACGGCATCACGCTGACCGATTCGCGGCTGGCATCTAGCGCCTGGGACGACCACGCCCTGGTGCTCTCCAGCGCTACCCTCGACACCTCCGGCAGCGAGCTGGACGCGTCGCGCAGCCGCTGGCTGGTCTACCTCGATTCGGTGCCCGAAGCCTTCATGGCCGAGGAATTCGACCGCCTCGGCTACCAATTCGTGCAGGTCGGCGCAGGCTACGGCGACGGCACCGAACTGGCCCAATCGGGCCCCGGCGTGCACGGCGTCATCGTGCGCGACGATATGGACGTCGAGATCAAGGTCGACGCCCGGCGCGAGTACAACGGCGGCACCCGCGCCGACTTCTCGCAGGCGCTGTCGCACGACGCAGCGCCCGGCTTCGCGGTGGAACAAATGGGCGAAGGGTCGTTCGTCGGCGAATTCGAAGACCGCAACGCGGGTCTCGACAAGACCGTGTCGATCGGAGACAGCGAGCCGCCGTTCGCCCTCACCACCACGACCGGCCAGCGCGTCTACGGCGCCGGCACCCGCTACGTGGCCGACATCACGCCGAAGCAGCTCACGGCGACCGGCCTGGCGGCGCTCGACAAGGTCTACGACGCCACCCGCAACGCCACCCTCAGCGGCACCCTGTCGGGCATCGTCGGCGACGACGACGTCAGCCTGCTCGGGGCCAGCGCCCTGTTCGCCGACAAGAATGTCGGCGCCGGCAAGACCGTGACCGTCACGGGCGGCGCCCTGGGCGGCGCGGACGGCGCCAACTACGTGCTGGGCGAGATCGTGCTGGAAGCCGACATCACGCCGCGCACCATCGGCGCCGCTGGCCTCGCGGCGCTGGACAAGGTGTATGACGGCAGCCGCGCCGCGACCGTGACCGGCGCCCTGTCGGGCGCGCTGGGCGAGGACGACGTGCGCCTGGTCGGCGCCAGCGGCCTGTTCGACGACAAGAACGCCGGCGCCGGCAAGGCGGTCACGATCAGCGGCGGCGCCCTGGGCGGCGAGGACGCCCGCAACTACGTGCTGGCCGACGGGCCGCTCGTGGCGCGCGCCAGCATCACCCCGCGCCTGCTGGATGCGTCCGGCCTGAGCGCGCAGGACAAGGTCTACGACGGCACCCGCAACGCGACCATCGGCGGGTCCCTGGCAGGCGTCCTCGCGGGCGACAGCGTGAACCTGACCGGCGCCACCGGCCTGTTCGAGGACAAGAACGCCGGCGCCGGCAAGGTAGTGACGGTGGGCGGCGCAACGCTCGGCGGCGCCGATGCCGGCAACTACCGGCTCGCCGCTGGCAGCAGCGTGCGCGCCAGCATCACCCCGCGCGCCATTGCCGCGTCAAGCCTGAGCGCGCAGGACAAGGTCTACGACGGCACCCGCGACGCCACCGTGTCTGGCGCCCTGTCCGGCGTGCTGGCCGGCGACAGCGTGCGCCTGGATGGCGCCAGCGGCCTGTTCGACGACAAGAACGCCGGCCAGGGCAAGACCGTGACCATCACCGGCGGCGTACTGGGCGGCGCCGACGCCGGCAACTACCGGCTGGACGGCGCCGGCTCGGGCACTGCGCAGGCCAATATCACGCCGCGCGCGATCTCGGCCAGCGGCCTGGCGGCGCTGGACAAGGTGTACGACGGCACCCGCGACGCGACCCTGACCGGTAGCCTGAGCGGCGTGCTGGCCGGCGACAGCGTCAGCCTCGACGGCGCCACCGGCCAGTTCTCCGACAAGAATGCCGGCGCCGGCAAGACCGTGACGGTGTCCGGCGCCCTGCTGGGCGGCGCCGACGCCGGCAACTACACACTGGATGCCCCGGCCGACCTGCGCGCCAGCATCACCCCGCGCCAGATTGCCGTCAGCGGCCTGCAGGCGCTGGACAAGGTCTACGACGGCTCGCGCGACGCGACGGTCGAGGGCACGCTGGCCGGCGCCGTGGCCGGCGATGAGGTGTCGCTCACGGCCAGCGGCGAATTCGATACACGCAACGTCGGCGCCGGCAAGACGGTGACTGTCAGCGGCGCGCTGGCCGGCGCCGACGCCGCCAACTACCGGGTCGACCTGCCCGCCACCGCCAGCGCCGACGTGACCCACCGCTCCCTCGACATCGTGGTGACCGGCGCGGTGAGCAGGGAATACGATGCCACCACCGGCGCCAGCCTGGCCGCCGACGGCTTCGCCCTCCAGGGCGTGGTGGCCGGCGACCGGCTGGCGGTGCGCGGCCCGGCCCAGGGCAGCTTCGCCGACGGCAATGCCGGCCAGGGCAAGCTGGTCACGGCCAGCGGAGAATTCGAGATCAGTGGCGAGGCCGCGTCCAACTACCGGGTTGGCGGCGTCGCCTTGGGCGGCGCGACGAACCGGGTCGTGGCCAGCGCCAGCGGCAACGTCGGCACGATCACGCCGGCGACCCTGGTCTACCAGGCCAATCCCGGCACCTCGCTCGGCGGCCTGGCCGGCAATGCGCTGGGCGGCACCGTCACCGGCTTCAAGGGCGGTGACAACCTCGCCAACTCGACCAGCGGCGAGCTGCAGTGGACTTCGCCGGTGAATCCCGTGACGGCGCCCGGCGCGCATCCGATCTATGGCGGCGGCCTGTCGTCGCAGAACTACGTGCTGGTGCAGGCGCCCGCGAATGCGACCGCGCTCGAACTGCGGCCGGGCATCCCGGCCGGGGCGCCGCAGCAGCGCGCCCAGGAGGCCGGCACGCAAGCCATCAACAGCGCCGTGCGCGAGGCATTGCCGACCATCGATCCGCGCGCCATCAGCGGCGCGCTGTTCGACCGCTCCAACCCGGCCGCGGAGCGCGCCTTCGCCCCGCTCCAGATCGGCGCGATGAACCAGAACGAGCTGGCGGCCCTGATGGCCCAGCGCCGCGACTTCAAGCGCAAGCTGTTCGCCGACGCGGTCTACAAGCTCTCGATCGATCCCAGCCTGGCCGACGTCCAGCCCTGCGCCACGGCCGAGGAAGCCCGCGCCGGCACCTGCCGCATCACCCAGGCCCAGCTGGCCCTGCTGCACGCGGCGCGCGACCAGGCAGCCAGCGTCGCCAATGCCGCCGCCCCGGCCGCCGGCGCCCGCGCCCGTCACGCCAGCCTGCCGCAGATCGAGCGCAAGATCGCGGTCCTGGTCGGCATCAACAGCTATGGCGACAAGGACATCCCGCAGCTCGAGAACGCGATTCCGGATGCCGACGGCGTCGGCCGCGTGTTCGCCGAAAAGCTCGGCTACGAGGTGCGCGTGGCGAAGAATCCGGACAAGGCCGGCATCATCGGCATGCTCAACAACCTGGCGGCCGAAGTCGGCGGCAACGACAGCGTGGTGATCTATTTCGCCGGCCACGGCTACTCGCTGGAAGAAAACGGCGCCGGCTACTGGCTGGCCGCGGATTCGATGGCCAGCGATCCGAAAGGCTGGATCTCGAACAGCGACATCGCCCAGCTGCTGTCGAGCATGCGCTCGAAGCAGATGACCCTGATCTCGGACAGCTGCTATTCGGGCGCCTTCGCGCGCGAAGGCCTGGGCGCGGTCGGCAAGAACGTGACCGCCGACGACGTGCTGGCCAAGCGCTCGGTGGTAGTGCTGTCCTCGGGCGGCGACGAGCCGGTGGCCGACGAGGGCAAGGGCGGCCACTCGATCTTCGCCTGGAACCTGATGCAGGTGGTGAACACGGTGACGGCCTGGACGCCGGGCAGCACGGTGTTTGCCGACGTCCAGGCGGGGGTGCGCAAGGAATTCCCGCAGACGCCGAAGTATGGTTCGCTGACCGCGGCCGGGCACCAGGCCGGCGGCGACTATCTGTTCGAGCAGCGCTCGAACTGA
- a CDS encoding ShlB/FhaC/HecB family hemolysin secretion/activation protein: MVKRIRSLVIPACAALLLAPALAAAQPATVRVEGNTLLPEATLSRLTEGLASQAPDLPALNALAARIQAAYRDAGYGGVVAYVPPQQSTEGVLVVRVVEGKLAAVRVSGNQHFSTANVRAGLAHLREGETPQVRAIDRDIQLTNSNPAKHANVSLTAGAHPGEIDAEVVVTDESPLQYLVGYNNTGNGMTGPHRLSIGIEHANLFDRDHVGTLQFQTSPSEPGRVRIYSGGYRIPLYEHAASFDAFVAHSTVSNGTTATTAGPLTFRGRGTIVGLRANRHLARIGEYDHQLTLGLDRRAYDDDCALGDFGAAGCGSAAVDVTTVPVSLAYTGQKSGPALAYGFSATVSTNAGGSGQRVFEAARPGAKRRYVLSRFTTFAQMPLAARYSLNARAEFQAAAHSLIAAEKFGIGGSASVRGYTERELSGDSGMLLRVEASAPSIDWDSGLRLRPYLFVDHGRVSNRGNLPCRGVDATSCHLTGAGIGARLVLPRRASASLDIGRAMEDGATSSSGDVRGHVALNLAF, translated from the coding sequence ATGGTGAAGCGCATTCGCAGCCTGGTCATCCCCGCCTGCGCGGCCCTGCTTCTGGCGCCGGCGCTCGCCGCCGCCCAGCCGGCCACGGTGCGGGTCGAAGGCAATACCCTGCTCCCCGAAGCCACCCTGTCCAGGCTGACCGAAGGCCTGGCCAGCCAGGCGCCGGACCTGCCGGCGCTGAACGCCCTTGCGGCGCGCATCCAGGCCGCCTACCGCGACGCCGGCTACGGCGGCGTGGTGGCCTATGTGCCGCCCCAGCAATCGACCGAAGGCGTGCTGGTGGTGCGCGTGGTCGAAGGCAAGCTGGCGGCGGTGCGCGTCAGCGGCAACCAGCATTTCAGCACCGCCAACGTGCGCGCCGGCCTGGCCCACCTGCGCGAAGGCGAGACGCCGCAGGTGCGCGCGATCGACCGCGACATCCAGCTCACCAACAGCAACCCGGCCAAGCACGCCAACGTGAGCCTGACCGCGGGCGCCCACCCGGGCGAGATCGACGCCGAGGTGGTCGTCACCGACGAATCGCCGCTGCAATACCTGGTCGGCTACAACAATACCGGCAACGGCATGACCGGCCCGCACCGGCTGAGCATCGGCATCGAGCACGCCAACCTGTTCGACCGCGACCACGTGGGCACGCTGCAATTCCAGACCTCGCCGTCCGAGCCGGGCCGGGTGCGCATCTACAGCGGCGGCTACCGCATTCCTCTGTACGAGCACGCGGCCTCGTTCGACGCCTTCGTGGCCCACTCCACGGTGAGCAACGGCACCACCGCCACCACCGCCGGCCCCTTGACCTTCCGCGGCCGCGGCACCATCGTCGGTCTGCGCGCCAACCGCCACCTGGCCCGTATCGGCGAATACGACCACCAGCTCACGCTGGGCCTCGACCGCCGGGCCTACGACGACGATTGCGCGCTGGGCGACTTCGGCGCGGCCGGCTGCGGCTCGGCCGCGGTCGACGTGACCACGGTGCCGGTGAGCCTCGCCTACACCGGCCAGAAGAGCGGCCCGGCGCTGGCCTATGGCTTCAGCGCCACCGTCTCGACCAATGCCGGCGGCAGCGGCCAGCGCGTGTTCGAGGCCGCGCGCCCCGGCGCCAAGCGGCGCTACGTGCTGTCGCGTTTCACCACCTTCGCCCAGATGCCGCTGGCGGCGCGCTATTCCTTGAATGCGCGCGCCGAATTCCAGGCCGCCGCCCACTCGCTGATCGCGGCCGAGAAATTCGGCATCGGCGGCAGCGCCAGCGTGCGCGGCTACACCGAGCGCGAACTGAGCGGCGACAGCGGCATGCTGCTGCGCGTCGAAGCCTCGGCCCCCAGCATCGACTGGGACTCGGGCCTGCGCCTGCGGCCCTACCTGTTCGTCGACCATGGCCGCGTGAGCAACCGCGGCAACCTGCCCTGCCGGGGCGTCGACGCCACCAGTTGCCACCTGACCGGCGCCGGCATCGGCGCCCGCCTGGTCTTGCCCAGGCGCGCCAGCGCCAGCCTCGACATCGGACGCGCGATGGAAGACGGCGCCACCTCGTCGTCCGGCGACGTGCGCGGGCACGTCGCGCTCAACCTGGCGTTCTGA
- a CDS encoding OmpA family protein, translating into MNNRLFAAACLLAALPAFAQDAVQEAPVIEQGKEDMGTLVDALEPKKPVRTRSIRIVRDDVGSPAVAPEPPKVSLLITFETNSATLTARSRESLQVVGQALASEKLAPFRFAIEGHADPRGNPAANLALSQARARSVRAYLVDTMKIDAARLDAVGKGDRELMNKANPDAPENRRVTIVNLSR; encoded by the coding sequence ATGAACAACCGACTATTCGCGGCCGCCTGCCTGCTGGCCGCCTTGCCCGCCTTTGCCCAGGACGCCGTCCAGGAAGCGCCGGTGATCGAGCAGGGCAAGGAAGACATGGGCACGCTGGTCGACGCGCTCGAGCCCAAGAAGCCGGTGCGCACCCGCAGCATCCGCATCGTGCGCGACGACGTCGGTTCGCCCGCGGTGGCGCCGGAGCCGCCCAAGGTCTCGCTGTTGATCACCTTCGAGACCAATTCGGCGACCCTGACGGCGCGTTCGCGCGAATCGCTGCAGGTGGTGGGCCAGGCCCTGGCATCGGAGAAGCTGGCGCCGTTCCGCTTTGCGATCGAAGGCCACGCCGACCCGCGCGGCAACCCGGCCGCCAACCTGGCGCTGTCGCAGGCGCGCGCCCGTTCGGTGCGCGCCTACCTGGTCGACACCATGAAGATCGACGCGGCGCGCCTGGATGCGGTGGGCAAGGGTGACCGCGAACTGATGAACAAGGCCAATCCGGACGCGCCGGAAAACCGCCGCGTCACCATCGTCAACCTGTCGCGCTGA
- a CDS encoding serine/threonine-protein kinase has translation MNLPPSDDFTILAPGNAPAAPPPGSTPASAPAPDAGHALPVGTRLDEFEITSLLGEGGFGIVYLAYDHLLERQVALKEYMPSFARRGAGVNVSVQSAQNADSFEAGRRSFVNEARLLAKFDHPSLVKVYRFWEDNGTAYMVMPYYRGPTLKQMLLAREAPPDEAWLKRLLAPLLDALESIHLDHCYHRDIAPDNILMVDEGRPVLLDFGAARRAVGEANQAFTVILKQNYAPIEQYAEMPGMSQGPWTDLYALASVVHYAIDGAAPPPAMSRMMSDPYVPLATRHAGKYSAGFLEAIDRALGFKPDARPQSVAELRALLGLDAPTQQLATPIHQPPTPAAPPAAAPAPGAGKRKALIGGGVAAVVLACAGAFLLGEREAAPARTELAGAGVDAGAAAPATTEAAPVEAGPFDPVAALDAVHAGADPSRQVTVKVEHERARIGVDKLGFSITSSHAGYVYVHMVGTNRADFHMLFPNQYDVANRIEAGATLSLPRPSWPIQAMGPAGTDHFVVMVSEAPRDFQAAGLVSGEAMASFPIERAAQAQRAHRGATPLFAGTPACAAAPCPDAYGAATFTIDEVAP, from the coding sequence ATGAACCTCCCGCCTTCCGACGACTTCACCATCCTTGCCCCGGGCAATGCGCCGGCGGCGCCGCCACCCGGCTCCACGCCGGCCTCCGCGCCGGCGCCTGATGCCGGGCACGCGCTGCCGGTCGGCACCCGCCTCGACGAATTCGAAATCACCTCGCTGCTCGGCGAAGGTGGCTTCGGCATCGTTTACCTGGCCTACGACCACCTGCTCGAACGCCAGGTCGCGCTCAAGGAATACATGCCCTCGTTCGCGCGCCGCGGCGCCGGGGTCAATGTCAGCGTACAGTCGGCCCAGAACGCCGACAGCTTCGAGGCCGGGCGGCGCAGCTTCGTCAACGAGGCGCGCCTGCTGGCCAAGTTCGACCACCCGTCGCTGGTGAAGGTCTATCGCTTCTGGGAAGACAACGGCACCGCCTATATGGTGATGCCGTATTACCGCGGGCCGACGCTCAAGCAGATGCTGCTGGCGCGCGAGGCGCCGCCCGACGAAGCCTGGCTCAAGCGCCTGCTGGCGCCGCTGCTCGACGCGCTCGAGTCGATCCACCTCGACCACTGCTACCACCGCGACATCGCGCCCGACAATATCCTGATGGTCGACGAAGGCCGCCCGGTGCTGCTCGACTTCGGCGCCGCACGCCGCGCCGTCGGCGAAGCCAACCAGGCCTTCACCGTGATCCTCAAGCAGAATTACGCGCCGATCGAGCAGTATGCCGAGATGCCGGGCATGAGCCAGGGGCCGTGGACCGACCTGTATGCGCTGGCCTCGGTGGTGCACTACGCCATCGACGGCGCGGCGCCGCCGCCGGCCATGAGCCGCATGATGAGCGATCCCTATGTGCCGCTGGCGACCCGCCATGCCGGCAAGTACAGCGCCGGCTTCCTGGAAGCGATCGACCGCGCGCTGGGGTTCAAGCCCGACGCCCGGCCACAAAGCGTGGCCGAGCTGCGCGCGCTGCTCGGCCTGGATGCGCCGACGCAACAACTGGCAACCCCGATCCACCAGCCGCCGACCCCGGCGGCTCCGCCGGCGGCGGCACCGGCGCCTGGCGCCGGCAAGCGCAAGGCGCTGATCGGCGGCGGCGTGGCGGCCGTCGTGCTGGCCTGCGCCGGCGCCTTTTTGCTGGGCGAGCGCGAGGCGGCGCCGGCACGCACCGAACTCGCCGGCGCCGGTGTGGACGCAGGCGCCGCGGCCCCGGCGACCACGGAAGCGGCGCCGGTCGAGGCCGGGCCGTTCGACCCGGTCGCCGCGCTCGACGCCGTGCACGCCGGGGCAGATCCGTCGCGCCAGGTCACGGTCAAGGTCGAGCACGAGCGGGCCCGGATCGGCGTGGACAAGCTGGGCTTCTCGATCACCTCCAGCCACGCCGGTTACGTGTATGTGCACATGGTCGGCACCAACCGCGCCGACTTCCACATGCTGTTTCCGAACCAGTATGATGTCGCCAACCGGATCGAGGCCGGCGCCACCCTCAGCCTGCCGCGCCCGAGTTGGCCGATCCAGGCCATGGGGCCTGCCGGCACCGACCATTTCGTGGTAATGGTGTCGGAGGCGCCGCGCGACTTCCAGGCCGCCGGCCTGGTCAGCGGCGAAGCCATGGCCTCGTTCCCGATCGAACGCGCCGCCCAGGCGCAGCGCGCGCACCGCGGCGCGACGCCGCTGTTCGCGGGCACCCCGGCATGCGCGGCGGCGCCCTGCCCCGACGCCTATGGCGCGGCCACGTTCACGATCGACGAGGTCGCGCCCTAG